A single genomic interval of Luteolibacter yonseiensis harbors:
- a CDS encoding putative sensor domain DACNV-containing protein: MATGSDFTFPALVGQLHDLLGNVAGAPTLEQIREVCDVLYSSSLLKEEGRAVRARVILAPPEAFATAEGPPDGIHAVRFSVTHALTANEIKRLSPAASFFHSVVAVWPDRDRGFRIWGILNTGPRWLNLVAGGRKPLGSEISYPIIHVRDPGWVLFYNGYNLMAEWRGREFHGPRMDVFQSRLLNERFAGHRIRLVEELMQGCLPATMESTAYADLAHLISLQFVKRIINLVRTSGHGGSLLIVPTAKEGSDVATSWIDCKYSAAPDIAGLRFRRLLQSIIRRVGQLSPMGCSTEEAWEIFRNSNDRELDRLEEAFFELARLFSDLMQVDGALVLDSGLGIVGFGGEIRVDRNVLHVGMALDLDGRNVKQWKVQSDGTRHRSVYRLCSVEPEVIGFVISQDSQVRMIANVDDSVIFWAHTMI, translated from the coding sequence ATGGCCACCGGCAGCGACTTCACCTTTCCCGCGTTGGTCGGCCAGCTTCATGACCTGCTGGGAAACGTGGCGGGCGCGCCCACCCTAGAACAGATCCGCGAGGTCTGCGACGTCCTGTATTCCTCCAGCCTGCTGAAGGAGGAAGGCCGCGCCGTGCGGGCGCGGGTGATCCTCGCGCCACCGGAGGCCTTCGCCACGGCGGAAGGGCCGCCGGACGGGATCCATGCCGTGCGCTTCTCCGTGACCCATGCCCTCACGGCGAACGAGATCAAGCGGCTCAGCCCGGCGGCCAGCTTCTTCCACTCCGTCGTCGCCGTCTGGCCGGACCGCGACCGCGGGTTCCGCATCTGGGGAATCCTCAATACCGGGCCACGCTGGCTGAATCTCGTCGCCGGTGGCCGCAAGCCGCTCGGCAGCGAGATTTCCTACCCCATCATCCACGTGCGTGATCCGGGGTGGGTGCTTTTCTACAATGGCTACAACCTGATGGCCGAGTGGCGCGGGCGGGAATTCCACGGGCCCCGCATGGATGTCTTCCAGTCCCGGCTGCTGAACGAGCGTTTCGCGGGCCACCGCATCCGCCTGGTGGAGGAGCTGATGCAAGGCTGCCTGCCCGCCACGATGGAAAGCACCGCCTATGCGGACCTCGCCCACCTGATCTCGCTCCAGTTCGTCAAGCGCATCATCAACCTCGTCCGCACCAGCGGCCATGGTGGCAGCCTGCTCATCGTGCCCACCGCCAAGGAGGGATCGGACGTGGCGACGAGCTGGATCGATTGTAAATACTCCGCCGCGCCCGACATCGCGGGGCTCCGGTTCCGGCGGCTGTTGCAGTCGATCATCCGCCGTGTCGGCCAGCTCAGTCCCATGGGCTGCTCCACGGAAGAGGCGTGGGAGATTTTTCGGAACAGCAACGACCGCGAGCTGGACCGGCTGGAGGAGGCGTTTTTCGAGCTTGCCCGTCTTTTCTCCGACCTCATGCAGGTGGACGGCGCGCTGGTGCTCGACTCCGGACTCGGCATCGTCGGCTTCGGCGGGGAGATCCGCGTGGACCGGAACGTCCTGCACGTCGGCATGGCGCTCGATCTGGATGGCAGGAACGTGAAGCAGTGGAAGGTCCAGAGCGACGGCACGCGCCACCGCTCCGTCTACCGCCTGTGCTCGGTGGAGCCGGAGGTCATCGGCTTCGTCATCTCCCAGGACAGCCAGGTGCGGATGATCGCGAACGTGGACGACTCCGTGATCTTCTGGGCGCATACCATGATCTGA
- a CDS encoding VOC family protein, whose product MDRTVYITAISCLIIGAFTGHIVTRMHPLRLMRDGTDVVHERASLTNKFAGKSPGPPSNRENVTGIGGFFFRAKSSGVDDWYEKHLGVRKAGKEYDDGSWWQDEGPTVFAPEYDDAQVGGQEHSWRINFRVKDLDAMVAQLRAAGLSVKVDAEKYPNGRFAHLRDPDGNSIELWEAAGADLVRQRKEIE is encoded by the coding sequence ATGGACCGCACCGTTTATATTACTGCGATCAGCTGCTTGATCATCGGAGCTTTTACAGGTCACATAGTGACCCGAATGCATCCGCTGAGGTTAATGCGGGACGGAACTGATGTCGTTCATGAACGAGCCTCTCTCACAAACAAGTTCGCAGGAAAATCTCCCGGCCCTCCATCAAATAGGGAAAATGTGACTGGAATCGGAGGCTTCTTTTTCCGTGCCAAGTCGTCCGGGGTCGACGACTGGTATGAGAAACATTTGGGAGTAAGGAAGGCCGGTAAGGAGTACGATGATGGGTCCTGGTGGCAAGATGAAGGGCCCACGGTTTTTGCGCCGGAATACGATGATGCTCAGGTGGGGGGACAGGAGCATTCATGGAGAATCAATTTTCGAGTGAAGGATCTCGATGCAATGGTAGCCCAACTCAGGGCGGCTGGCCTTTCCGTGAAAGTCGATGCGGAGAAGTATCCAAACGGGCGCTTCGCGCACCTTCGTGATCCAGATGGAAACAGCATAGAACTCTGGGAGGCGGCAGGAGCTGATTTGGTGAGGCAACGCAAAGAAATAGAATAG
- a CDS encoding glycoside hydrolase family 28 protein, with product MIGHLLWGRGGLLGCGVIRRFLFQTPVIPILLLTLCHGAEEEGKRYNISDFGAVGDGATLNTTAIQKAIDQAAQQGGGTVEIPAGSFRSGSVFLKKGVGLHLAENAVLLGSTDIGDYPKRETRIEGHFEPWRMALVNACEMDRVRITGKGVLDGNGITYWAKFWQRRRENPKCTNLEVERPRLMFIDRCTDVRVEGVSLRYSGFWNLHLYRCSDVVIDGVSITAPTRHTSHRNYMTAEILKGMEKEASVRNLPLKDNILGPSTDGIDIDSSRKVTVRNCYISVNDDNIALKGSKGPLADQDKDSPPVEDILVENCEFGDGNGMITCGSEATKVRNVTVRNCRITGDATVLTLKLRPDTPQHYEHILIENITLEGGAGRVLNVAPWTQFFDLKGHAPPARTVNDVTLRNITGSFHNFGSLGGNPGDTLRDITLENINLRLADARFQPKDVRNLTVRNVVFNGVPHEAAGKPGE from the coding sequence ATGATCGGGCATCTCTTGTGGGGGCGGGGTGGTTTGTTAGGCTGCGGAGTGATCCGTCGTTTCCTGTTCCAGACCCCAGTCATTCCCATCCTGCTCCTGACCCTCTGCCACGGCGCGGAAGAGGAGGGAAAGCGTTACAACATCTCGGATTTCGGCGCGGTTGGCGATGGCGCGACCCTCAACACCACCGCGATTCAGAAAGCCATCGACCAGGCGGCGCAGCAGGGCGGGGGGACGGTGGAGATCCCGGCGGGCAGTTTCCGCAGCGGATCGGTTTTCCTGAAAAAGGGGGTCGGACTCCACCTTGCAGAAAACGCGGTGCTGCTCGGTTCCACCGACATCGGGGATTATCCGAAGCGGGAGACGCGCATCGAGGGACATTTCGAGCCATGGCGCATGGCGTTGGTGAACGCTTGTGAAATGGACCGGGTGCGCATCACCGGGAAGGGCGTGCTGGATGGGAACGGCATCACCTACTGGGCGAAATTCTGGCAGCGCCGCCGGGAGAATCCCAAGTGCACCAATCTCGAGGTCGAGCGTCCGCGGCTGATGTTCATCGACCGTTGCACGGACGTGCGTGTCGAGGGCGTTTCGCTCAGGTATTCCGGGTTCTGGAATCTCCATCTCTACCGTTGCAGCGATGTGGTCATCGACGGGGTCAGCATCACCGCGCCCACCCGCCACACCTCCCACCGGAACTACATGACGGCGGAGATCCTCAAGGGAATGGAAAAGGAGGCGTCCGTGAGGAACCTGCCTCTCAAGGACAACATCCTCGGACCCAGCACGGATGGCATCGACATCGACAGCTCGCGGAAGGTGACCGTCCGGAACTGCTACATCTCCGTCAACGACGACAACATCGCCCTCAAGGGCAGCAAGGGTCCGCTGGCGGATCAGGACAAGGACAGTCCGCCGGTGGAGGATATCCTGGTGGAAAACTGCGAGTTCGGAGACGGCAACGGCATGATCACCTGCGGCAGCGAGGCGACGAAGGTGCGGAACGTGACCGTGAGGAACTGCCGGATCACGGGAGACGCGACCGTGCTCACCCTCAAGCTCCGGCCGGACACACCGCAGCATTACGAACACATCCTGATCGAGAACATCACGCTGGAGGGCGGTGCCGGACGGGTGCTGAACGTCGCGCCGTGGACACAGTTTTTCGACCTGAAAGGCCATGCCCCGCCCGCGCGGACGGTGAACGACGTCACGTTGCGGAACATCACCGGCTCATTCCACAACTTCGGATCGCTGGGAGGGAATCCCGGCGACACCTTGCGCGACATCACCTTGGAAAACATCAACCTGCGGCTGGCGGACGCGCGTTTCCAACCGAAGGACGTGCGGAATCTCACCGTCAGGAATGTCGTGTTCAACGGCGTGCCCCATGAAGCGGCGGGAAAACCCGGGGAGTGA
- a CDS encoding 3-keto-disaccharide hydrolase → MKTTPSRILSFLLLALPAPAADQPWIALFNGRNLDGWTPKICGHATGENFAGTFSVEDGILKASYDRYPKFNGQYGHLFTNIAYSRYVLRLEYRFAGKMMADAPDYVNLNSGVMIHAQSPQSMGLEQGFPVSMEVQFLADEGKGKRPTANVCTPGTNLELDGKLVRQHIVASAAPTFPAEEWVKVEVEVHGSEQVIHRINGSEVLRYQRPQLDPRDELAPATDLLKLGSAKILSHGYIALQAEGQPVWFRNIELKSLEDQ, encoded by the coding sequence ATGAAAACCACGCCATCCCGGATCCTGTCGTTTCTCCTCCTCGCATTGCCCGCCCCGGCCGCTGACCAGCCGTGGATCGCGCTTTTCAACGGGAGGAACCTGGACGGCTGGACCCCGAAAATCTGCGGCCACGCCACGGGCGAGAATTTCGCCGGCACTTTCTCGGTCGAGGACGGAATCCTGAAGGCTTCCTACGACCGCTACCCGAAGTTCAACGGGCAATACGGCCATCTTTTCACCAACATCGCCTACTCGCGCTATGTCCTGCGGCTGGAATACCGCTTCGCCGGGAAAATGATGGCGGACGCCCCGGACTACGTGAACCTGAACAGCGGTGTGATGATCCACGCGCAGTCCCCGCAGAGCATGGGGCTGGAACAGGGTTTCCCGGTGAGCATGGAAGTGCAGTTCCTCGCGGACGAAGGGAAGGGGAAACGTCCCACCGCCAATGTCTGCACTCCCGGCACCAATCTGGAATTGGACGGGAAGCTGGTGAGGCAGCACATCGTCGCATCCGCCGCGCCGACCTTCCCGGCGGAGGAATGGGTGAAGGTCGAGGTGGAGGTGCATGGCAGCGAACAGGTCATCCACCGGATCAACGGCAGCGAGGTCCTGCGCTACCAGCGTCCGCAGCTCGATCCGCGCGATGAACTGGCTCCGGCGACGGATCTCCTGAAACTCGGATCCGCGAAGATCCTCAGCCACGGCTACATCGCCCTGCAGGCGGAAGGCCAGCCGGTCTGGTTCCGGAACATTGAACTCAAATCCCTTGAGGACCAGTGA